The following DNA comes from Peribacillus sp. FSL E2-0218.
TTGGACAACATCGATAGCCTCTGGAACCAGGCGCTCGGAAAAATCGAAAAAAAAATCAGTAAACCAAGCTTTGAAACTTGGCTTAAATCCACCAAGGCCTATTTACTTCAAGGTGATACGTTAACGGTCACCGCTCCCAATGAATTCGCCAGGGATTGGCTCGAAGAACGCTATTCCCATCTTATTTCTGATGTATTGTTTGAACTTACCGGTGAGGAATTGGAAGCGAAATTCATCATTCCCCCCAATCAAGAAGACGATGATTTCACCGTTCCTGTTCAGCCTAAAAAGATCAAAAAACAAGATAAAGAGCATGCTGCATTCCCGCAGCATATGTTGAATGCGAAAAATACCTTTGATACTTTTGTCATCGGCTCCGGCAATCGTTTTGCCCATGCCGCGTCTCTCGCTGTCGCAGAAGCTCCAGCCAAAGCCTATAATCCATTATTCATATATGGGGGCGTCGGGCTTGGTAAAACGCATTTAATGCATGCGATCGGACACTATGTACTTGAGCATAATCCGAAAGCAAAGGTCGTATATTTATCATCAGAAAAATTCACGAATGAATTCATCAATTCCATCCGGGACAATAAAGCCGGGGAATTCCGTGACCGATACCGAAGCGTGGATGTTTTATTAATTGATGATATTCAATTCCTAGCGGGAAAAGAACAAACGCAAGAAGAATTTTTCCATACATTCAACGCCCTGCATGAGGAAAGCAAGCAAATCGTCATCTCAAGTGACCGCCCGCCAAAGGAGATTCCTACACTCGAGGATCGTCTCCGCTCCAGGTTTGAATGGGGGCTCATCACGGATATCACACCTCCTGATTTGGAAACGCGGATAGCCATTTTACGTAAGAAGGCTAAAGCTGAAGGGCTGGATATCCCGAATGAAGTCATGCTTTATATCGCCAATCAAATCGATTCCAATATCCGTGAGCTTGAAGGGGCACTGATTCGCGTCGTGGCTTATTCTTCATTGATCAATAAGGACATCAATGCAGATTTGGCAGCTGAAGCATTAAAGGACATCATCCCTAGCTCTAAACCTAAAATCATCACCATACTGGAGATCCAGAAGACGGTCGGTGAGCATTATAGTGTCAAGCTGGAGGACTTCAAGGCAAAAAAACGGACGAAATCGGTGGCTTTCCCAAGGCAGATTGCCATGTACCTTTCCAGGGAGCTGACGGACTCATCACTGCCTAAGATCGGTGACGAATTCGGAGGCCGGGATCATACCACCGTTATCCATGCCCATGAAAAAATTTCTAAGCTCATGCAGACGGATACCCAGCTTCAACGTCAGGTCAAAGAAATACAAGATCAGTTGAAGGTATAATCTTATTCTGGATAATGTGTATAACCGACGACTACTTACACACAGTCTGTCCACAAGTGGATAGACTGTTTTTCCTTAGGGTGAATCGACTTATCCACATATCAACAGGCCCTACTACTATTACTACTATCTTTTTTAATAAAAATTATTAATAAATATGCCTGGTAGGCAATTAAAAAATTGGAGGATGAAGCATGAGATTTATAATCCAAAGAGATCGATTAGTTCATAGTGTCCAAGAAGTAATGAAAGCCGTCACATCGAGGACAACCATTCCAATCCTGACAGGGATAAAAATAACCGTTACGAGTGAAGGTGTAACGTTAACCGGAAGTGATTCGGATATTTCCATCCAATCATTCATTCCAGCCGAAGTCGATGGAGATGAAATCGTTGAAGTGAAAAATAGCGGCGGCATTGTCCTGAATGCCCGCTTCTTCAGTGAAATCGTCAAAAAACTTCCGATGGATACAGTCGAAATTGAAGTGGAAAATAATTTTCAAACGATCATCCGCTCGGGAAAAGCTGAATTCAACTTGAATGGATTGGATCCTGAAGAATATCCACATCTTCCGATCATTGAAGAAGAGAACATTTTCAAACTGCCAACCGATCTTTTGAAGACCCTTATCCGTCAAACTGGCTTTGCTGTGTCCACGTCAGAAACACGCCCAATCTTGACAGGTGTAAACCTCAAGGTCCAAGATGACGAATTGACCTGTATTGCAACAGATAGCCATAGACTCGCAATGAGAACCGCAAAAATCGAAAATAAAATCACAGGAACCTATAGTGTCGTCATTCCGGGTAAAAGCCTGAATGAATTGAGTAAGATCCTGGATGATACAAACGAACTGATTGAAATTGTCATTACCGAAAACCAAGTCCTTTTCAAGGCTGAGAATTTATTATTCTTCTCAAGATTGCTTGAGGGTAATTATCCTGATACATCCCGCTTGATCCCTTCGGATAGCAAAACGGATGTGACCGTCCATACAAAAGACTTTCTCCAAGCGATCGACAGGGCATCTTTATTGGCGAGAGAAGGAAGAAATAATGTCGTCAAGCTGACAACCCTTGAGGGCCGCATTATCGAGGTCTCTTCCAATACTCCCGAAATTGGTAAAGTAATCGAAGAG
Coding sequences within:
- the dnaA gene encoding chromosomal replication initiator protein DnaA gives rise to the protein MDNIDSLWNQALGKIEKKISKPSFETWLKSTKAYLLQGDTLTVTAPNEFARDWLEERYSHLISDVLFELTGEELEAKFIIPPNQEDDDFTVPVQPKKIKKQDKEHAAFPQHMLNAKNTFDTFVIGSGNRFAHAASLAVAEAPAKAYNPLFIYGGVGLGKTHLMHAIGHYVLEHNPKAKVVYLSSEKFTNEFINSIRDNKAGEFRDRYRSVDVLLIDDIQFLAGKEQTQEEFFHTFNALHEESKQIVISSDRPPKEIPTLEDRLRSRFEWGLITDITPPDLETRIAILRKKAKAEGLDIPNEVMLYIANQIDSNIRELEGALIRVVAYSSLINKDINADLAAEALKDIIPSSKPKIITILEIQKTVGEHYSVKLEDFKAKKRTKSVAFPRQIAMYLSRELTDSSLPKIGDEFGGRDHTTVIHAHEKISKLMQTDTQLQRQVKEIQDQLKV
- the dnaN gene encoding DNA polymerase III subunit beta, which produces MRFIIQRDRLVHSVQEVMKAVTSRTTIPILTGIKITVTSEGVTLTGSDSDISIQSFIPAEVDGDEIVEVKNSGGIVLNARFFSEIVKKLPMDTVEIEVENNFQTIIRSGKAEFNLNGLDPEEYPHLPIIEEENIFKLPTDLLKTLIRQTGFAVSTSETRPILTGVNLKVQDDELTCIATDSHRLAMRTAKIENKITGTYSVVIPGKSLNELSKILDDTNELIEIVITENQVLFKAENLLFFSRLLEGNYPDTSRLIPSDSKTDVTVHTKDFLQAIDRASLLAREGRNNVVKLTTLEGRIIEVSSNTPEIGKVIEEVQAEAIEGEDLKISFSAKFVMDALKALEGTDIKINFTGAMRPFVIRPLHDESMLQLILPVRTY